The Mycobacterium seoulense genome has a window encoding:
- the bluB gene encoding 5,6-dimethylbenzimidazole synthase, producing MTPVSDEAFSPQERRAVYRVISERRDMRRFVPGGVVGEDVLARLLQAAHAAPSVGLMQPWRFIRITDDSLRRRIHALVDEERPRTAAALGERGEEFLALKVEGILECAELLVVALGDDREKHVFGRRTLPQMDLASVSCAIQNLWLAARSEGLGMGWVSLFDPHRLAALLEMPAGAEPVAILCLGPVPEFPDRPALELDGWAVARPLSEFVCENRWTQHTRTADN from the coding sequence ATGACTCCCGTGAGCGACGAGGCCTTCAGCCCGCAGGAACGGCGGGCCGTCTATCGGGTGATCTCGGAGCGGCGCGACATGCGCCGCTTCGTCCCCGGCGGCGTGGTGGGCGAGGACGTGCTGGCACGCCTGCTGCAGGCCGCCCATGCGGCGCCCAGCGTCGGCCTGATGCAGCCGTGGCGGTTCATCCGGATCACCGACGACTCGCTGCGGCGGCGCATCCACGCCCTCGTCGACGAAGAGCGACCCCGCACCGCCGCGGCGCTGGGTGAGCGGGGCGAGGAGTTTCTTGCGCTGAAAGTCGAAGGCATCCTCGAGTGCGCCGAACTGCTGGTGGTGGCGCTGGGCGACGACCGTGAGAAGCACGTGTTCGGCCGGCGGACGCTACCGCAGATGGATCTCGCGTCGGTGTCGTGCGCGATCCAGAATCTGTGGCTGGCGGCCCGCTCGGAAGGCCTTGGCATGGGCTGGGTTTCGCTGTTCGATCCGCACCGGTTGGCGGCCCTGCTCGAGATGCCCGCCGGGGCGGAGCCGGTGGCCATCCTGTGCCTGGGTCCGGTGCCCGAATTCCCCGACCGCCCGGCGCTGGAGCTGGACGGTTGGGCCGTCGCCCGCCCGCTGTCGGAGTTCGTCTGCGAGAACCGCTGGACTCAGCACACCCGCACTGCCGACAACTAG
- a CDS encoding phosphatase PAP2 family protein, which translates to MTPRTRAAVCIALAAAIVYALMWVGYAQDWHWQQRMDWALLDAARDGAVKHPFWVRFWADVSFALGPVPLRVLGAVAALAALAMRRVRAALLLSACAPLSGLVTVAAKTLADRPRPSTMLVAAAETSFPSGHALEVTAALCAGLSLALPAMSRVLRRVAVAVVALSVLAAGISRVALNVHYPSDVLAGWSLGYLYFLLCVTVIRPAGADLSRNPWDADDLVTAR; encoded by the coding sequence ATGACCCCACGGACCCGTGCGGCCGTGTGCATCGCCCTGGCCGCGGCGATCGTCTACGCGCTGATGTGGGTGGGGTACGCGCAGGACTGGCACTGGCAGCAGCGCATGGATTGGGCGCTGCTGGACGCCGCGCGGGACGGCGCGGTCAAGCACCCGTTCTGGGTGCGCTTCTGGGCTGACGTCTCCTTCGCGCTGGGCCCGGTCCCGTTGCGGGTGCTGGGCGCGGTGGCGGCGCTGGCCGCCCTGGCCATGCGCCGGGTGCGGGCGGCGCTGCTGCTGTCGGCCTGCGCGCCCCTGAGCGGACTCGTGACCGTGGCGGCCAAGACGCTGGCGGACCGGCCGCGGCCGTCGACCATGCTGGTGGCCGCGGCCGAGACCTCGTTTCCGTCCGGGCACGCGCTGGAAGTGACGGCCGCGCTGTGCGCGGGGTTGTCGCTCGCGTTGCCCGCGATGAGCCGCGTCCTGCGCCGCGTCGCGGTGGCGGTGGTGGCGCTGAGCGTGCTGGCGGCGGGGATCTCCCGGGTGGCGCTGAACGTGCACTACCCGTCCGACGTGTTGGCCGGGTGGTCGCTGGGCTACCTGTATTTCCTGTTGTGCGTCACGGTCATTCGCCCCGCCGGCGCGGACCTCTCCCGAAATCCATGGGACGCGGACGATTTGGTCACGGCGCGGTGA
- a CDS encoding L,D-transpeptidase family protein, protein MRRLLALLSASACALFASLALAPMSAAAGAPWFANAVGNATQVVSVMSTGGSNATMDIYQRTAAGWQALRTQIPTHVGSAGMAPQAKSGVPATPMGVYTLDSAFGTAPNPGTALPYTQVGPNHWWSGDDHSPTFNSMQVCQKAQCPFNTAESENLQIPQYKHAVVMGVNKNKTPGGGAAFFFHTTDGKPTEGCVAVDDAQLVSIMKWLQPGAVIAITK, encoded by the coding sequence ATGCGCCGACTGCTCGCTTTGCTGTCCGCTTCGGCGTGCGCGCTTTTCGCGTCGCTGGCCCTGGCGCCGATGAGTGCCGCCGCGGGCGCCCCCTGGTTCGCCAACGCCGTCGGCAATGCCACGCAGGTGGTTTCGGTGATGAGCACCGGCGGGTCGAACGCGACGATGGACATCTATCAGCGCACCGCCGCCGGCTGGCAGGCGCTGCGGACTCAGATTCCCACCCACGTCGGCTCGGCGGGCATGGCGCCACAGGCCAAGAGCGGGGTGCCGGCCACCCCGATGGGCGTCTACACGCTGGACTCCGCCTTCGGCACCGCGCCCAATCCCGGCACCGCGCTGCCCTACACCCAGGTGGGGCCCAACCACTGGTGGAGCGGCGACGACCACAGCCCCACCTTCAACTCCATGCAGGTGTGCCAGAAGGCGCAGTGCCCGTTCAACACCGCCGAAAGCGAAAACCTGCAGATCCCGCAGTACAAACACGCCGTCGTGATGGGCGTCAACAAGAACAAGACCCCGGGCGGCGGTGCGGCGTTCTTCTTCCACACCACCGACGGAAAACCCACCGAGGGCTGCGTGGCCGTCGACGACGCTCAGCTGGTGTCGATCATGAAATGGCTGCAGCCCGGCGCGGTGATCGCCATCACCAAGTAA
- a CDS encoding nuclear transport factor 2 family protein yields the protein MCCNDLMTPHDLADIEAIKQVKYRYLRALDTKHWDDFADTLAADIKADYGPSIGNELHFTNRDDLVEYMRTSLPANVITEHRVTHPDIVVSGDTATGSWYLQDRVIVADLNFMLIGAAFYKDQYRRTDDGWKISGTGYDRTYDATMSLEGLNFTLKPGRAIAGVD from the coding sequence GTGTGCTGCAATGACCTGATGACCCCTCACGATCTCGCCGACATCGAAGCCATCAAGCAGGTCAAGTACCGGTACTTGCGCGCGCTGGACACCAAGCACTGGGATGACTTCGCCGACACGCTCGCCGCGGACATCAAGGCCGATTACGGGCCGTCCATCGGAAACGAGTTGCACTTCACCAACCGCGACGACTTGGTCGAGTACATGCGCACGTCGCTGCCCGCCAACGTGATCACCGAACACCGGGTGACCCACCCCGACATCGTCGTCAGTGGCGATACCGCCACCGGCAGTTGGTATCTGCAGGACCGGGTTATCGTCGCCGACCTCAATTTCATGCTGATCGGCGCGGCGTTCTACAAGGACCAATACCGGCGTACCGACGATGGCTGGAAGATCAGTGGCACCGGCTACGACCGAACCTACGACGCCACAATGTCTTTGGAGGGCCTGAACTTCACGCTCAAGCCGGGCCGCGCCATCGCGGGCGTCGACTGA
- a CDS encoding TetR/AcrR family transcriptional regulator — protein MSIAAAQSAGGPVGPTRRTSAPRKRGDDTRARIIDETVRCITEEGFAAATAKHVAERAGVTWGVIQYHFGDRNGLLMAVVDDGVDRLIESLSSADVSELPLRERIEVVVDTAWSCYSSPTSMAAFEILRATRGGPGESPRRHLLEMNAAIGQLGRLITDDPANAGVAEVIWATLRGVVLAQMVTGTAIDWSLERRALIDMVTRVLQ, from the coding sequence ATGTCCATTGCCGCAGCTCAGAGCGCCGGAGGCCCGGTCGGCCCCACCCGGCGCACCAGCGCGCCGCGCAAGCGCGGCGACGACACCCGCGCGCGGATCATCGACGAGACGGTCCGCTGCATCACCGAGGAAGGCTTCGCCGCGGCCACCGCCAAGCATGTGGCCGAACGCGCGGGCGTCACGTGGGGGGTCATCCAGTATCACTTCGGCGATCGCAACGGCCTGTTGATGGCCGTCGTGGACGACGGGGTGGACCGGCTGATCGAGAGCCTGTCGTCCGCCGATGTCAGTGAGCTGCCGCTGCGCGAGCGCATCGAGGTGGTCGTCGACACCGCGTGGAGTTGCTACAGCAGTCCGACGTCGATGGCGGCGTTCGAGATCCTGCGGGCCACCCGCGGCGGCCCGGGCGAGTCGCCGCGGCGTCATCTGCTGGAGATGAACGCCGCTATCGGGCAGCTGGGGCGCCTGATCACCGATGACCCCGCGAATGCCGGTGTGGCCGAGGTCATCTGGGCCACGCTGCGCGGTGTGGTGCTGGCGCAAATGGTCACCGGGACGGCGATCGACTGGAGCCTGGAACGACGCGCTCTGATCGACATGGTCACCCGTGTGCTGCAATGA
- a CDS encoding Hsp70 family protein, producing the protein MYDPLGLSIGTTNLVAARNESPPVTRRSVLTLYPHCAPKIGLPEENSYLSEPGVMMKGFVERIGDSVALVSADGSAHDPELLTVEALDAMVCAAGADASSSEISIAVPAYWKPVTVQALRDALRTHLGFVRSGMAPRLVSDAIASLAAVKSELGLPDDGVVGLLDFGGGGTSATLVNVAGDFELISATMRYAGLSGDEIDQELLLRVFEELGRGSGIDPGSTAAVGQLGELREQCRLAKERLSIDVDSEIAAELGGRSCSLTLKRDDLEDLMADRLTGFIYAFDDMLVRYRKNWADLAAVVTVGGGAHIPLVAERLSIHGRTPVLTPSQPALAAASGALLLAARGEELSLRTRTSMGLLVAANATGDVVDLGAGDVLVIDDEALTDRELAWSQTEDPGDLRVRFGGEIYDEDGPSGWSMRLNVIEPPRDRPWRRLRLSQLIIGMSALVAMTAIGGVAYTLTGIEHRQAPPAPSVAPRPAPASPLVPRTVVPPPPTAVPPPPSAAPVPSPAPPPAEPPPPPPSPPPPPPVVVTTQAPPVYTPRHTAPPSTQPPTTTAMTTPPPPTTTTETPPPPSTTTTTTTTVPMTTEWIHVPLLPVPIPVPVPQTQAPQAPQAPQYPQYPQYPQYPGNSQNPFLSPGY; encoded by the coding sequence ATGTACGACCCACTTGGGTTGTCGATCGGGACCACCAACCTGGTCGCTGCGCGCAACGAAAGCCCACCGGTTACCCGGCGTTCGGTGCTGACTCTTTATCCGCACTGCGCGCCGAAAATTGGCTTGCCCGAGGAGAACTCGTACCTTTCCGAGCCCGGTGTGATGATGAAGGGCTTCGTCGAGCGCATCGGTGACTCGGTGGCGCTGGTGTCCGCCGACGGGTCGGCGCACGACCCGGAACTGCTGACGGTGGAGGCCCTGGACGCGATGGTGTGCGCCGCGGGCGCCGACGCCTCCTCCTCGGAGATCTCCATCGCCGTGCCCGCGTACTGGAAACCCGTCACCGTCCAGGCATTGCGCGACGCGCTGCGGACGCATCTGGGATTCGTGCGCAGCGGCATGGCGCCCCGGCTGGTCTCGGACGCGATAGCGTCGCTGGCCGCCGTGAAGTCCGAGCTCGGCCTGCCCGACGACGGTGTGGTGGGGCTGCTCGACTTCGGCGGCGGCGGAACCTCGGCGACCCTGGTGAACGTCGCGGGTGACTTCGAACTCATCAGCGCGACAATGCGTTACGCGGGCCTGTCCGGCGACGAGATCGACCAGGAGCTGCTGCTGCGGGTCTTCGAGGAGCTGGGCCGCGGCAGCGGCATCGACCCGGGCAGCACGGCGGCCGTCGGGCAGCTCGGCGAGCTTCGCGAACAGTGCCGGCTGGCCAAGGAGCGGCTGTCCATCGACGTCGACAGCGAGATCGCCGCCGAGCTCGGCGGGCGCAGCTGCAGCCTCACGCTGAAGCGCGACGACCTCGAAGACCTGATGGCGGATCGGCTGACCGGTTTCATCTACGCCTTCGACGACATGCTGGTGCGCTACCGCAAGAACTGGGCGGACCTCGCGGCGGTGGTGACCGTCGGCGGGGGCGCACACATTCCCCTTGTCGCCGAACGGCTTTCGATCCACGGGCGCACCCCGGTCCTGACCCCGTCGCAGCCGGCGCTGGCGGCGGCGTCCGGCGCGCTGCTGCTGGCGGCCCGCGGCGAAGAGCTGAGCCTGCGCACGCGGACGTCGATGGGACTGCTGGTGGCCGCCAACGCCACCGGCGATGTCGTCGACCTCGGGGCCGGTGACGTGCTGGTGATCGACGACGAGGCGCTGACGGACCGCGAGCTGGCGTGGTCGCAGACCGAGGACCCCGGCGACCTGCGCGTGCGGTTCGGCGGCGAAATCTACGACGAGGACGGCCCGTCCGGCTGGTCGATGCGCCTGAATGTGATCGAGCCGCCCCGGGACCGGCCGTGGCGCCGCCTCCGGTTGTCGCAGCTGATCATCGGCATGTCCGCGTTGGTGGCCATGACGGCGATCGGGGGTGTGGCCTACACCCTGACCGGCATCGAACACCGTCAGGCCCCGCCCGCGCCCAGCGTCGCCCCGCGGCCGGCGCCGGCCAGCCCGCTGGTCCCGCGCACCGTCGTGCCGCCTCCCCCCACCGCCGTGCCGCCCCCGCCCAGCGCCGCGCCGGTGCCCAGCCCCGCGCCGCCGCCGGCCGAACCGCCGCCGCCACCGCCGTCACCCCCGCCGCCACCGCCGGTGGTGGTCACCACGCAGGCGCCGCCCGTCTACACCCCGCGGCACACCGCGCCGCCGTCGACCCAGCCGCCGACCACGACGGCCATGACGACGCCCCCGCCGCCGACGACCACGACCGAGACGCCACCCCCGCCGTCGACCACCACCACGACCACCACGACGGTGCCGATGACCACCGAGTGGATCCACGTACCGCTGCTGCCGGTGCCCATACCGGTCCCGGTCCCGCAGACGCAGGCACCGCAGGCGCCCCAGGCCCCGCAGTACCCCCAGTACCCGCAGTATCCGCAATACCCGGGGAACTCCCAGAATCCGTTCCTGAGCCCGGGCTACTAG
- a CDS encoding DUF7159 family protein, with product MDIVLGVSMAPGTVRLVIIEGQNADGVTVEQDEFEVGATGGDPVAADAVDQVLAAIDGTREGALAGGHQLVSTGVTWTDAAAVGGLREAMARHGMGSVMLVSPLLAAAALAQTVGSALDYQHIAMLFVEPQTATLAVVDVTDGSIVDLHRQQLANPGREPLAAELATMVAGLGARGARADGVFLIGCGTDIVAIKPALEAATPLEVTAPEEPDMALARGAALASADAPLFASSTAALAYALDPGTGEVGPRPLGPTYLDVWGNADAEALAYSAVADDGDPTPRRRGPMFLAGSALAGIAAVVAGVVLFSLASDRPGSSAPQNPRVSVATPAEQRPAQAPSPPPQAQPPVPAPPPPTVVAAPQPAPAAEQPAPQVKPPPAAPVYRAPARPAPQYTPPAQRPAPAPPPAAPAPPPPAAPPPAVPAQPPVTMYLHFPFVTVPIPITPPPPPAPPPGR from the coding sequence GTGGACATCGTGCTTGGGGTCTCGATGGCTCCCGGGACGGTCCGCCTGGTGATCATCGAGGGCCAGAACGCCGACGGCGTCACCGTCGAACAGGACGAGTTCGAGGTCGGCGCCACCGGCGGGGACCCGGTGGCCGCCGACGCGGTCGACCAGGTGCTGGCGGCGATCGACGGCACCCGGGAAGGGGCGCTGGCCGGCGGCCATCAGTTGGTGTCGACCGGAGTCACCTGGACCGACGCCGCCGCCGTCGGCGGGCTGCGCGAGGCGATGGCCCGCCACGGCATGGGCAGCGTGATGCTGGTGTCCCCGTTGTTGGCCGCGGCCGCGCTGGCCCAGACCGTCGGGTCCGCGCTCGACTACCAGCACATCGCGATGCTGTTCGTGGAACCCCAGACCGCCACGCTGGCCGTGGTCGACGTCACCGACGGCTCCATCGTCGACCTGCACCGCCAGCAGCTGGCGAACCCGGGGCGCGAGCCGCTGGCCGCCGAGTTGGCGACGATGGTCGCCGGCCTGGGCGCCCGGGGGGCTCGGGCGGACGGCGTCTTCCTGATCGGCTGCGGCACCGACATCGTGGCCATCAAGCCCGCGCTCGAGGCGGCGACCCCGCTCGAGGTGACCGCCCCGGAGGAACCGGACATGGCGCTGGCCCGCGGGGCGGCGCTGGCCTCGGCGGACGCGCCGCTGTTCGCCTCGTCCACGGCCGCCCTGGCGTACGCGCTGGATCCGGGCACCGGCGAGGTGGGCCCCCGACCGCTCGGCCCGACCTACCTCGACGTCTGGGGCAACGCGGACGCCGAGGCGCTGGCCTACAGCGCCGTCGCGGACGACGGCGACCCGACCCCGCGCCGCCGCGGGCCGATGTTCCTCGCCGGCAGCGCGCTGGCCGGGATCGCCGCCGTGGTGGCCGGCGTGGTGCTGTTCTCGCTGGCCTCCGACCGGCCCGGGTCCAGCGCGCCGCAGAACCCGCGGGTCAGCGTCGCCACGCCGGCCGAGCAGCGGCCGGCCCAAGCTCCGAGCCCGCCGCCCCAAGCGCAGCCGCCCGTTCCCGCGCCGCCACCCCCCACCGTGGTGGCCGCCCCGCAGCCGGCCCCCGCCGCCGAGCAGCCCGCGCCGCAAGTCAAGCCGCCGCCGGCGGCACCGGTCTACCGCGCCCCGGCCCGGCCGGCGCCGCAGTACACGCCCCCGGCCCAACGACCCGCTCCGGCGCCGCCCCCGGCGGCCCCGGCCCCGCCGCCGCCCGCCGCGCCGCCGCCGGCCGTGCCCGCTCAACCCCCGGTGACGATGTACCTGCATTTCCCGTTCGTCACGGTGCCGATTCCCATCACCCCACCGCCGCCGCCGGCGCCCCCGCCGGGGCGGTGA
- a CDS encoding DUF3060 domain-containing protein, with amino-acid sequence MAANDDPEDRIRELERPLADAARASEASSAQPAGPAYPPPPPYPPGPAGPPPPPAWTYGGPLGGPPPQRPSGNRMWWIVGTVIVVGVLALAGGIAAFAAHQLSGVRSIISSPPTITDTFGPPVSTSPGGTAPSTTRTKTPRPSTSPAPAPGDRVSVSGIGENRTIACNDNVVSVSGVSNTVVISGHCASLTVSGVQNEITVDAVDSIEASGFNNKVTYHSGTPKVSNSGGSNVVQQG; translated from the coding sequence ATGGCAGCAAACGATGACCCGGAGGACCGGATCCGCGAACTCGAGCGCCCGCTCGCCGACGCGGCGCGGGCATCCGAGGCGAGTAGCGCGCAACCGGCCGGCCCGGCTTACCCGCCGCCGCCGCCGTACCCGCCCGGCCCGGCGGGGCCGCCACCACCGCCGGCGTGGACCTACGGCGGCCCCCTCGGGGGCCCGCCCCCGCAGCGTCCGTCGGGCAACCGCATGTGGTGGATCGTGGGCACCGTCATCGTCGTCGGCGTGCTGGCCCTCGCCGGCGGCATCGCGGCCTTTGCGGCACACCAGCTTTCCGGCGTCCGCTCCATCATCAGCTCACCGCCGACCATCACCGACACGTTCGGTCCCCCGGTGAGCACCTCGCCGGGCGGCACGGCCCCGTCGACCACCCGGACCAAGACGCCCAGGCCGTCGACGTCACCGGCCCCGGCGCCGGGCGACCGGGTCAGCGTCTCCGGGATCGGCGAGAACCGGACGATCGCCTGCAACGACAACGTGGTCAGCGTCAGCGGCGTGTCCAACACGGTGGTGATCAGCGGCCACTGCGCGAGCCTCACGGTGTCGGGCGTGCAGAACGAGATCACCGTCGACGCCGTCGACAGCATCGAAGCCTCCGGCTTCAACAACAAGGTGACCTACCATTCGGGCACGCCGAAGGTCAGCAACTCCGGGGGTTCGAACGTCGTCCAGCAGGGCTGA
- a CDS encoding NADP-dependent oxidoreductase → MPELPNRQVLLRRRPTGLVQPGDTELVTTPAPEPAEGEALLRTTYVGIDAAARTWLDDQPGYLPPVQLGEVIRAAGIGEVVESRCDAYAVGDVVTTLTGFSEYAIVRDDLFSTPIPGEDDQLAIMSVYGPTGATAYFGMTDIGRPKAGETVVVSAAAGATGSVAGQIAKIAGARVVGIAGGPEKCRAVVEDFGFDACIDYKNDDLAAALKRHCPRRVDVYFDNVGGPILDAVLGRLAPRARVVLCGVISSYLTGEHPGPANYVNLLSKTALMQGFNALDQWGRFDEAFAALRQWEAEGRLRHRETIFDGIESCVDALNGLFTGVNIGKTLVKISEPASG, encoded by the coding sequence GTGCCCGAGTTGCCGAACCGTCAGGTCCTGTTGCGTCGCCGCCCCACGGGTCTGGTCCAGCCCGGTGACACGGAGCTGGTCACCACGCCGGCGCCCGAGCCCGCGGAGGGGGAGGCGCTGCTGCGCACCACGTACGTCGGGATCGACGCCGCGGCCCGCACGTGGCTCGACGACCAGCCCGGCTACCTGCCGCCGGTGCAGCTGGGCGAGGTCATCCGCGCGGCCGGGATCGGCGAGGTGGTCGAGTCGCGCTGCGACGCCTACGCCGTCGGGGATGTCGTCACCACGCTGACCGGCTTCTCCGAGTACGCGATCGTCCGCGACGACCTGTTCAGCACGCCCATCCCGGGCGAGGACGACCAGCTGGCGATCATGTCGGTGTACGGGCCGACCGGCGCCACCGCGTATTTCGGGATGACCGACATCGGCCGTCCCAAGGCGGGGGAGACGGTCGTGGTCTCCGCGGCCGCGGGCGCCACCGGATCGGTGGCCGGGCAGATCGCCAAGATCGCCGGCGCCCGGGTGGTCGGGATCGCGGGCGGGCCCGAGAAGTGCCGGGCGGTGGTCGAGGACTTCGGGTTCGACGCGTGCATCGATTACAAGAACGACGACCTCGCGGCGGCGCTCAAGCGGCACTGCCCGCGGCGGGTCGACGTCTACTTCGACAACGTCGGCGGCCCGATCCTCGACGCGGTGCTGGGCCGCTTGGCTCCCCGCGCCCGCGTCGTCCTGTGCGGGGTCATCTCCAGCTACCTGACCGGCGAGCACCCGGGGCCGGCCAACTACGTGAACCTGCTCTCCAAGACGGCCTTGATGCAGGGATTCAACGCCCTCGACCAGTGGGGTCGCTTCGACGAGGCCTTCGCCGCGCTGCGGCAGTGGGAGGCCGAGGGCCGCCTGCGGCACCGGGAAACCATCTTCGACGGCATCGAGTCGTGCGTCGACGCCCTCAACGGCCTGTTCACCGGGGTCAACATCGGGAAGACCCTGGTCAAGATCAGCGAACCGGCTTCCGGCTGA
- a CDS encoding glycoside hydrolase family 16 protein, translating to MDRRSMMLISGLGMLGAAMRLPGAWATPPAPEAPPSAGPGGPYIFADEFDGPAGSPPDPGKWTIQTWQDDVFPPVEGIYRDDRQNVFQDGHSNLVLCATHDLLSNTYYSGKLRGNFRSMINQTWEARIKLDCLYPGLWPSFWGVNEDPLPDGEVDIFEWYGNGQWAPGTTVHAASNGKTWEGKSIPGLVDSNWHTWRMHWGEEGFEFSRDGAEYFKVPNKPIHVAGGAPDDFRWPFNIPGYWMTPMFTLAVGGVGAGDPAAGTFPASMLVDYIRIW from the coding sequence ATGGATCGTCGCAGCATGATGTTGATCTCGGGGCTCGGCATGCTGGGGGCTGCGATGCGGTTGCCGGGCGCCTGGGCCACCCCGCCGGCGCCGGAGGCGCCCCCGTCGGCCGGCCCCGGCGGCCCCTACATCTTCGCCGACGAGTTCGACGGGCCCGCGGGCTCGCCGCCCGACCCGGGTAAGTGGACGATCCAGACCTGGCAGGACGACGTCTTCCCGCCGGTCGAGGGCATCTATCGCGACGACCGCCAAAACGTCTTCCAGGACGGGCATTCCAACCTCGTGCTGTGCGCCACCCACGATCTGCTAAGCAACACCTATTACAGCGGCAAGCTGCGCGGCAACTTCCGCAGCATGATCAACCAGACCTGGGAGGCGCGGATCAAGCTCGACTGCCTGTACCCCGGCCTGTGGCCCTCGTTCTGGGGCGTCAACGAGGACCCGCTGCCCGACGGCGAGGTGGACATCTTCGAGTGGTACGGCAACGGCCAGTGGGCCCCGGGCACCACCGTCCACGCGGCGTCCAACGGCAAGACCTGGGAGGGCAAGTCCATCCCCGGCCTGGTCGACAGCAACTGGCACACCTGGCGAATGCATTGGGGCGAGGAGGGATTCGAGTTCTCCCGGGACGGGGCGGAGTACTTCAAGGTGCCCAACAAGCCCATCCACGTCGCCGGTGGCGCCCCCGACGACTTCCGCTGGCCGTTCAACATCCCCGGCTACTGGATGACGCCGATGTTCACCCTCGCCGTCGGCGGGGTGGGCGCCGGCGACCCGGCCGCGGGCACCTTCCCGGCCTCGATGCTGGTCGACTACATCCGCATCTGGTGA
- a CDS encoding glycosyltransferase family 39 protein yields the protein MRNPLRRAPAALDPLLVGVLAVAVSLGGAARPSFWYDEAATISAAYSRSLAQLWRMLGNVDAVHGVYYLLMHAWFQVFPPTEFWSRAPSGLAVGGAAAGIVVLAKQFSSRTVAVAAGVFCAVLPRTTWAGIEARPYALSMLAAVWLTVLLVRAARRDTGWLWAAYGVALAASIALDVYLALLVAAHLVLVVVSRCARTVLLRFAIAAAVAVCAMAPFLVTVAAQAHQISWIAPIGRRTLEDVVVQQYFERSPPFAALSALLIAAAIALWLSKSVPLPRNDGELLALASAWLVLPTAAILAYSALVHSIYTPRYLSFTVPGMALILGVCAAAVTARPWLTAALVTLFAVAAAPNYVRAQRGPYAKYGMDYSQVADLITAEAAPGDCLLVNDTVTFMPAPMRPLMAARPDAYRKLVDLTLWQRATDRNEVFDTNLIPEVVANPLSHCGVVWIITQADASQPAHERGVGLPPGPVYGPTPAFAVPHDLGFRLVERWQFNLVQVLKAQR from the coding sequence GTGCGGAACCCGCTTCGCCGCGCGCCGGCCGCGCTGGACCCGCTGCTCGTCGGGGTGCTTGCCGTCGCGGTGAGCCTGGGCGGCGCGGCCCGGCCGTCGTTCTGGTACGACGAGGCCGCCACCATTTCGGCCGCCTACAGTCGTTCCCTCGCCCAGTTGTGGCGGATGCTGGGCAATGTCGACGCCGTGCACGGCGTGTACTACCTGCTCATGCACGCCTGGTTTCAGGTTTTCCCGCCCACCGAGTTCTGGTCGCGCGCGCCGAGCGGGCTGGCCGTCGGGGGCGCCGCCGCCGGAATCGTGGTGTTGGCCAAGCAGTTCTCCTCGCGCACGGTGGCGGTGGCCGCCGGCGTCTTCTGCGCCGTCCTGCCCCGGACGACCTGGGCGGGCATCGAGGCGCGCCCCTATGCGCTGTCGATGCTGGCCGCCGTGTGGCTGACGGTGTTGCTGGTTCGCGCCGCGCGCCGCGACACCGGGTGGCTGTGGGCGGCCTACGGCGTCGCGCTGGCCGCGTCGATCGCGCTCGACGTCTACCTCGCACTGCTGGTCGCGGCGCACCTGGTCCTCGTCGTGGTATCCCGTTGTGCGCGAACGGTTTTGCTGCGGTTCGCCATCGCCGCGGCCGTCGCGGTCTGCGCCATGGCGCCGTTCCTGGTGACGGTCGCCGCGCAGGCCCACCAGATCAGCTGGATCGCGCCGATCGGTCGCCGGACCCTCGAAGACGTGGTGGTGCAGCAGTATTTCGAGCGCAGCCCGCCGTTCGCCGCGTTGTCGGCGCTGCTGATCGCGGCGGCTATCGCGTTGTGGCTCAGCAAGTCCGTGCCCCTGCCGCGGAACGACGGAGAACTGCTGGCCCTCGCGAGCGCGTGGCTCGTGCTGCCGACCGCGGCCATCCTGGCCTACTCGGCGCTGGTGCACTCCATCTACACCCCCCGCTACCTGTCGTTCACCGTGCCGGGAATGGCGCTGATCCTGGGTGTCTGCGCCGCCGCGGTGACCGCCCGGCCGTGGCTGACCGCCGCCCTGGTCACCCTCTTCGCCGTCGCGGCCGCACCGAATTACGTTCGGGCGCAACGTGGCCCGTACGCCAAGTACGGGATGGACTACAGCCAGGTGGCCGATCTGATCACCGCCGAGGCCGCACCCGGCGATTGCCTGCTGGTGAACGACACCGTGACGTTCATGCCCGCCCCGATGCGACCGTTGATGGCGGCACGCCCGGACGCCTACCGCAAGCTGGTCGACCTCACCCTGTGGCAACGCGCGACCGACCGCAACGAGGTCTTCGACACCAACCTCATCCCCGAGGTCGTCGCGAACCCGTTGAGCCACTGCGGCGTGGTCTGGATCATCACCCAGGCCGACGCGTCACAGCCCGCGCACGAGCGGGGCGTCGGGCTCCCGCCCGGACCGGTCTACGGGCCGACCCCCGCCTTCGCGGTCCCGCACGACCTGGGCTTCCGCCTGGTCGAGCGCTGGCAGTTCAACCTGGTTCAGGTGCTCAAAGCGCAGCGATAG